In the Acropora muricata isolate sample 2 chromosome 1, ASM3666990v1, whole genome shotgun sequence genome, one interval contains:
- the LOC136917152 gene encoding uncharacterized protein isoform X8: MQKSQNHVVVLPRWMLAALFVTIITLFSAFLFCVREIFVLHSRVGDQQSKITSLESVTEEIQRRIAQSNISSDDISKVESDLQVRIRRHVRSKTAPNQHCRCRKGAKGDTGQRGQRGRKGRPGAQGAPGRNGINGEKGNKGDRGKPGSKGRSGAPGTMMHSADSAHIVGCGDHINPSTVHQITNWRLGHISGNMKFVSDSFLLIGTPGYYFIYSQLFYYAGDTLFMGHYTYINEVQVMRSISSVVSEIRKYNTNYQGAVFLLRKGDKISVRIPFTKSYFMNNQTSYFGAFLIRPMADVTESPTTSSQDPL; encoded by the exons ATGCAGAAGAGTCAAAATCATGTCGTCGTTTTGCCACGGTGGATGTTAGCCGCACTTTTTGTAACGATAATAACTTTATTCTCAGCATTTTTGTTCTGTGTGCGGGAAATTTTTGTCCTTCATTCGCGTGTTGGTGACCAACAATCGAAGATCACATCTTTGGAATCTGTCACAGAAGAAATTCAACGTCGAATTGCACAAAGCAACATATCAAGCGATGACATCAGCAAAGTGGAG AGTGACTTACAGGTCAGGATAAGGAGACATGTCAGGTCAAAAACGGCTCCTAATCAACACTGCCGGTGTCGAAAAG GTGCCAAAGGGGACACTGGACAAAGAG GACAAAGAGGGCGCAAAGGCCGACCAGGTGCTCAAGGAGCTCCAGGAAGAAATGGAATAAATGGAGAGAAGGGAAATAAGG GTGACCGAGGAAAGCCTGGATCAAAAGGAAGATCAG GCGCACCAGGCACAATGATGCAC TCCGCAGATTCCGCTCATATAGTTGGTTGTGGTGATCACATAAATCCGTCCACAG TTCATCAGATCACTAACTGGAGGCTTGGTCACATAAGCGGAAACATGAAGTTCGTCAGCGACAGTTTCCTTTTGATTGGCACCCCAGGTTACTACTTTATATACAGCCAACTGTTTTATTACGCCGGGGATACGTTGTTCATGGGACACTACACGTATATCAACGAGGTACAGGTCATGCGCAGTATAAGCAGTGTGGTTAGCGAGATCAGGAAATACAATACCAATTACCAAGGAGCCGTGTTCTTGCTAAGAAAAGGCGACAAAATATCAGTTCGAATTCCGTTCACCAAGTCATACTTCATGAACAACCAGACCAGCTATTTTGGAGCCTTTTTAATACGTCCTATGGCTGATGTTACCGAATCACCGACTACCTCTAGTCAAGATCCTTTGTAA
- the LOC136910615 gene encoding arylsulfatase B-like, translating to MRLNFLNIFVVPFALLACGINGAPLNILLVVIDDFGWSDVGFHGSKIATPNMDKLASEGVILDNYYVQPICTPTRSALLSGRYPIHTGLQRGVIHPEEPYGLPLNFTILPQKLKEAGYSTHMVGKWHLGFFEWPYTPTYRGYDSFYGFYSGAEDHFQHDRMGVVDLHDNKEPVRDMGGVYSARLFAKQAQHVIRSHNASKPLFLYLPFQNVHGPTQAPQEYVDKYQFIDDLERRHYAAMVDIVDEAIGNVTETMKQAGLWDSTLLILSTDNGGIPSRGGYNWPLRGHKASLWEGGVRGVGFVHGKMLQKTGIKCKELLHVTDWYPTLLYLAGIKEDSSVPPLDGFNIWHSISEGAPSPREEILHNIDDSGVAIRSGDMKLLMNVDNLTWYKPPELSQEFDEQVDEKFGSKVTVALFNITADPNEYRDLTMKLPEEVKKLQDRVKYYMKGVVPPGKKPADRKALQMARKKGYWGPWKS from the exons ATGCGTTTAAATTTCCTGAATATTTTCGTCGTACCgtttgctttgcttgcttgcgGAATTAATGGTGCCCCTTTAAACATTTTGCTTGTCGTTATTGATGATTTTGGATGGAGCGATGTAGGATTTCATGGTTCAAAAATAGCAACACCGAACATGGATAAACTTGCATCCGAAGGGGTCATCTTGGATAACTATTATGTGCAACCGATTTGTACACCGACAAGAAGTGCTCTCCTTTCGGGAAGATACCCAATACACACAG GCTTACAGCGTGGGGTGATACACCCTGAAGAGCCTTATGGGCTGCCTCTTAACTTTACTATTTTGCCACAAAAACTCAAGGAAGCAG GATATTCCACACACATGGTTGGAAAGTGGCACCTTGGTTTCTTCGAATGGCCGTACACACCCACATATCGAGGCTATGATTCATTTTATGGCTTTTATTCTGGTGCTGAAGATCATTTCCAGCACGATAGAATGGGTGTTGTCGATCTTCATGATAACAAAGAACCTGTCAGAGATATGGGAGGCGTATACTCTGCCAGGCTTTTCGCTAAG CAAGCGCAGCATGTAATACGATCCCATAATGCCTCAAAACCCCTGTTTTTGTACCTACCTTTTCAAAACGTTCATGGCCCAACACAAGCACCCCAGGAGTACGTGGACAAATACCAGTTTATTGATGATCTTGAGCGACGACACTATGCTGCAATGGTGGACATTGTTGACGAAGCAATAGGGAATGTTACTGAAACAATGAAGCAGGCTGG ttTATGGGACAGCACTCTGCTTATTTTATCTACTGATAATGGTGGCATTCCGTCACGAGGTGGCTATAACTGGCCACTCCGTGGTCACAAGGCCAGCCTTTGGGAGGGAGGGGTCAGAGGTGTTGGCTTTGTTCACGGGAAAATGCTACAAAAGACTGGAATAAAGTGCAAAGAGCTTTTACACGTGACTGATTGGTATCCAACCCTCCTCTACTTAGCAG GTATCAAGGAGGATTCGTCTGTTCCTCCGTTGGATGGTTTCAACATTTGGCACAGTATATCAGAAGGTGCACCGTCACCCAGGGAGGAGATTCTTCACAACATCGATGACTCAGGTGTAGCAATTCGTTCGGGTGACATGAAGTTGTTGATGAATGTTGATAATCTCACGTGGTACAAGCCACCAGAGCTATCCCAAGAATTCGATGAACAAGTTGATGAG AAATTTGGTAGCAAAGTAACTGTTGCCCTCTTTAATATTACCGCGGATCCAAACGAATACAGAGATCTTACAATGAAACTACCAGAGGAGGTAAAGAAGCTGCAGGATAGAGTGAAATATTACATGAAGGGGGTTGTGCCACCAGGAAAGAAACCAGCTGACCGAAAGGCTCTACAGATGGCGCGCAAGAAGGGTTACTGGGGACCGTGGAAgagctaa
- the LOC136917152 gene encoding ectodysplasin-A-like isoform X3, translating to MQKSQNHVVVLPRWMLAALFVTIITLFSAFLFCVREIFVLHSRVGDQQSKITSLESVTEEIQRRIAQSNISSDDISKVESDLQVRIRRHVRSKTAPNQHCRCRKGAKGDTGQRGQRGRKGRPGAQGAPGRNGINGEKGNKGDRGKPGSKGRSGTPGAPGTMMHSADSAHIVGCGDHINPSTGTTKFHQITNWRLGHISGNMKFVSDSFLLIGTPGYYFIYSQLFYYAGDTLFMGHYTYINEVQVMRSISSVVSEIRKYNTNYQGAVFLLRKGDKISVRIPFTKSYFMNNQTSYFGAFLIRPMADVTESPTTSSQDPL from the exons ATGCAGAAGAGTCAAAATCATGTCGTCGTTTTGCCACGGTGGATGTTAGCCGCACTTTTTGTAACGATAATAACTTTATTCTCAGCATTTTTGTTCTGTGTGCGGGAAATTTTTGTCCTTCATTCGCGTGTTGGTGACCAACAATCGAAGATCACATCTTTGGAATCTGTCACAGAAGAAATTCAACGTCGAATTGCACAAAGCAACATATCAAGCGATGACATCAGCAAAGTGGAG AGTGACTTACAGGTCAGGATAAGGAGACATGTCAGGTCAAAAACGGCTCCTAATCAACACTGCCGGTGTCGAAAAG GTGCCAAAGGGGACACTGGACAAAGAG GACAAAGAGGGCGCAAAGGCCGACCAGGTGCTCAAGGAGCTCCAGGAAGAAATGGAATAAATGGAGAGAAGGGAAATAAGG GTGACCGAGGAAAGCCTGGATCAAAAGGAAGATCAGGTACGCCAG GCGCACCAGGCACAATGATGCAC TCCGCAGATTCCGCTCATATAGTTGGTTGTGGTGATCACATAAATCCGTCCACAGGTACAACAAAAT TTCATCAGATCACTAACTGGAGGCTTGGTCACATAAGCGGAAACATGAAGTTCGTCAGCGACAGTTTCCTTTTGATTGGCACCCCAGGTTACTACTTTATATACAGCCAACTGTTTTATTACGCCGGGGATACGTTGTTCATGGGACACTACACGTATATCAACGAGGTACAGGTCATGCGCAGTATAAGCAGTGTGGTTAGCGAGATCAGGAAATACAATACCAATTACCAAGGAGCCGTGTTCTTGCTAAGAAAAGGCGACAAAATATCAGTTCGAATTCCGTTCACCAAGTCATACTTCATGAACAACCAGACCAGCTATTTTGGAGCCTTTTTAATACGTCCTATGGCTGATGTTACCGAATCACCGACTACCTCTAGTCAAGATCCTTTGTAA
- the LOC136917152 gene encoding ectodysplasin-A-like isoform X1, with protein sequence MQKSQNHVVVLPRWMLAALFVTIITLFSAFLFCVREIFVLHSRVGDQQSKITSLESVTEEIQRRIAQSNISSDDISKVESDLQVRIRRHVRSKTAPNQHCRCRKGAKGDTGQRGQRGRKGRPGAQGAPGRNGINGEKGNKGEKGDRGKPGSKGRSGTPGAPGTMMHSADSAHIVGCGDHINPSTGTTKFHQITNWRLGHISGNMKFVSDSFLLIGTPGYYFIYSQLFYYAGDTLFMGHYTYINEVQVMRSISSVVSEIRKYNTNYQGAVFLLRKGDKISVRIPFTKSYFMNNQTSYFGAFLIRPMADVTESPTTSSQDPL encoded by the exons ATGCAGAAGAGTCAAAATCATGTCGTCGTTTTGCCACGGTGGATGTTAGCCGCACTTTTTGTAACGATAATAACTTTATTCTCAGCATTTTTGTTCTGTGTGCGGGAAATTTTTGTCCTTCATTCGCGTGTTGGTGACCAACAATCGAAGATCACATCTTTGGAATCTGTCACAGAAGAAATTCAACGTCGAATTGCACAAAGCAACATATCAAGCGATGACATCAGCAAAGTGGAG AGTGACTTACAGGTCAGGATAAGGAGACATGTCAGGTCAAAAACGGCTCCTAATCAACACTGCCGGTGTCGAAAAG GTGCCAAAGGGGACACTGGACAAAGAG GACAAAGAGGGCGCAAAGGCCGACCAGGTGCTCAAGGAGCTCCAGGAAGAAATGGAATAAATGGAGAGAAGGGAAATAAGGGTGAAAAGG GTGACCGAGGAAAGCCTGGATCAAAAGGAAGATCAGGTACGCCAG GCGCACCAGGCACAATGATGCAC TCCGCAGATTCCGCTCATATAGTTGGTTGTGGTGATCACATAAATCCGTCCACAGGTACAACAAAAT TTCATCAGATCACTAACTGGAGGCTTGGTCACATAAGCGGAAACATGAAGTTCGTCAGCGACAGTTTCCTTTTGATTGGCACCCCAGGTTACTACTTTATATACAGCCAACTGTTTTATTACGCCGGGGATACGTTGTTCATGGGACACTACACGTATATCAACGAGGTACAGGTCATGCGCAGTATAAGCAGTGTGGTTAGCGAGATCAGGAAATACAATACCAATTACCAAGGAGCCGTGTTCTTGCTAAGAAAAGGCGACAAAATATCAGTTCGAATTCCGTTCACCAAGTCATACTTCATGAACAACCAGACCAGCTATTTTGGAGCCTTTTTAATACGTCCTATGGCTGATGTTACCGAATCACCGACTACCTCTAGTCAAGATCCTTTGTAA
- the LOC136917152 gene encoding uncharacterized protein isoform X6, which yields MQKSQNHVVVLPRWMLAALFVTIITLFSAFLFCVREIFVLHSRVGDQQSKITSLESVTEEIQRRIAQSNISSDDISKVESDLQVRIRRHVRSKTAPNQHCRCRKGAKGDTGQRGQRGRKGRPGAQGAPGRNGINGEKGNKGEKGDRGKPGSKGRSGAPGTMMHSADSAHIVGCGDHINPSTVHQITNWRLGHISGNMKFVSDSFLLIGTPGYYFIYSQLFYYAGDTLFMGHYTYINEVQVMRSISSVVSEIRKYNTNYQGAVFLLRKGDKISVRIPFTKSYFMNNQTSYFGAFLIRPMADVTESPTTSSQDPL from the exons ATGCAGAAGAGTCAAAATCATGTCGTCGTTTTGCCACGGTGGATGTTAGCCGCACTTTTTGTAACGATAATAACTTTATTCTCAGCATTTTTGTTCTGTGTGCGGGAAATTTTTGTCCTTCATTCGCGTGTTGGTGACCAACAATCGAAGATCACATCTTTGGAATCTGTCACAGAAGAAATTCAACGTCGAATTGCACAAAGCAACATATCAAGCGATGACATCAGCAAAGTGGAG AGTGACTTACAGGTCAGGATAAGGAGACATGTCAGGTCAAAAACGGCTCCTAATCAACACTGCCGGTGTCGAAAAG GTGCCAAAGGGGACACTGGACAAAGAG GACAAAGAGGGCGCAAAGGCCGACCAGGTGCTCAAGGAGCTCCAGGAAGAAATGGAATAAATGGAGAGAAGGGAAATAAGGGTGAAAAGG GTGACCGAGGAAAGCCTGGATCAAAAGGAAGATCAG GCGCACCAGGCACAATGATGCAC TCCGCAGATTCCGCTCATATAGTTGGTTGTGGTGATCACATAAATCCGTCCACAG TTCATCAGATCACTAACTGGAGGCTTGGTCACATAAGCGGAAACATGAAGTTCGTCAGCGACAGTTTCCTTTTGATTGGCACCCCAGGTTACTACTTTATATACAGCCAACTGTTTTATTACGCCGGGGATACGTTGTTCATGGGACACTACACGTATATCAACGAGGTACAGGTCATGCGCAGTATAAGCAGTGTGGTTAGCGAGATCAGGAAATACAATACCAATTACCAAGGAGCCGTGTTCTTGCTAAGAAAAGGCGACAAAATATCAGTTCGAATTCCGTTCACCAAGTCATACTTCATGAACAACCAGACCAGCTATTTTGGAGCCTTTTTAATACGTCCTATGGCTGATGTTACCGAATCACCGACTACCTCTAGTCAAGATCCTTTGTAA
- the LOC136910622 gene encoding uncharacterized protein, whose protein sequence is MTGERLEISSPLSKFCRCSHIVVGLVFTVILFVVLLEVITLSKDVDESRRLSRGLSSDLLQIKEENKNLRKQLGDMKETLEGILREKLISVQKGSTVRKARNVHGKCDHHWCRKKENKCCHKYIREQLSNCTNVRKCIPPQDQDSILVHKIPNEVISSWHNYPETSKNLSWGEKDKQVTKNIRSSGNYEIIYIRQKGVYYIYCNLRVGLKYIEVVSIKMGNKILFSTTLKSFQASNATYHDVNLNGLAYLSERDKLYVQVRPRYTENIPTNKKLDIANLFPYARNTPEMQKNDNFGLFMVSKHDVS, encoded by the exons ATGACAGGGGAGCGACTGGAAATATCTTCTCCTTTGAGTAAATTCTGCAGATGCAGCCACATCGTCGTCGGTTTGGTTTTTACTGTCATACTATTCGTTGTCCTGCTTGAGGTGATCACTTTGTCAAAGGACGTGGATGAATCCAGAAGATTGTCAAGGGGATTATCTAGTGATCTTTTACAGATAAAAGAGGAGAacaaaaatttaagaaaacagCTCGGAGACATGAAGGAGACGTTGGAAGGCATCTTGCGAGAGAAGTTGATCAGCGTCCAGAAG GGCTCCACTGTTCGCAAAGCAAGAAATGTACACG GCAAATGTGACCACCACTGGtgtcgaaaaaaagaaaacaaatgctGCCACAAGTATATCAGAG AACAGCTGTCTAATTGTACAAATGTAAGGAAATGCATACCGCCGCAGGACCAAG ataGCATCCTTGTCCACAAAATTCCCAATGAGGTTATTTCGAGCTGGCACAATTACCCAG aaacgTCAAAGAATCTTTCATGGGGAGAAAAAGATAAGCAGGTGACAAAGAACATCAGATCTAGTGGGAATTACGAGATCATTTACATTCGTCAGAAGGGTGTTTACTACATTTACTGCAACTTGAGAGTGGGACTAAAGTACATCGAGGTAGTTTCCATCAAAATGGGGAACAAGATTTTATTCTCAAcgactttaaagagttttcaaGCGTCAAATGCAACTTACCACGATGTAAACTTAAATGGACTAGCCTATCTTTCGGAGCGAGATAAATTATATGTCCAGGTGAGACCCCGTTATACCGAAAACATAccaacaaacaagaaacttgacATTGCCAATTTGTTTCCATACGCAAGGAATACTccagaaatgcaaaaaaatgacaactttggTTTGTTTATGGTCAGTAAACACGATGTTTCATGA
- the LOC136917152 gene encoding uncharacterized protein isoform X5, which translates to MQKSQNHVVVLPRWMLAALFVTIITLFSAFLFCVREIFVLHSRVGDQQSKITSLESVTEEIQRRIAQSNISSDDISKVESDLQVRIRRHVRSKTAPNQHCRCRKGAKGDTGQRGQRGRKGRPGAQGAPGRNGINGEKGNKGDRGKPGSKGRSGAPGTMMHSADSAHIVGCGDHINPSTGTTKFHQITNWRLGHISGNMKFVSDSFLLIGTPGYYFIYSQLFYYAGDTLFMGHYTYINEVQVMRSISSVVSEIRKYNTNYQGAVFLLRKGDKISVRIPFTKSYFMNNQTSYFGAFLIRPMADVTESPTTSSQDPL; encoded by the exons ATGCAGAAGAGTCAAAATCATGTCGTCGTTTTGCCACGGTGGATGTTAGCCGCACTTTTTGTAACGATAATAACTTTATTCTCAGCATTTTTGTTCTGTGTGCGGGAAATTTTTGTCCTTCATTCGCGTGTTGGTGACCAACAATCGAAGATCACATCTTTGGAATCTGTCACAGAAGAAATTCAACGTCGAATTGCACAAAGCAACATATCAAGCGATGACATCAGCAAAGTGGAG AGTGACTTACAGGTCAGGATAAGGAGACATGTCAGGTCAAAAACGGCTCCTAATCAACACTGCCGGTGTCGAAAAG GTGCCAAAGGGGACACTGGACAAAGAG GACAAAGAGGGCGCAAAGGCCGACCAGGTGCTCAAGGAGCTCCAGGAAGAAATGGAATAAATGGAGAGAAGGGAAATAAGG GTGACCGAGGAAAGCCTGGATCAAAAGGAAGATCAG GCGCACCAGGCACAATGATGCAC TCCGCAGATTCCGCTCATATAGTTGGTTGTGGTGATCACATAAATCCGTCCACAGGTACAACAAAAT TTCATCAGATCACTAACTGGAGGCTTGGTCACATAAGCGGAAACATGAAGTTCGTCAGCGACAGTTTCCTTTTGATTGGCACCCCAGGTTACTACTTTATATACAGCCAACTGTTTTATTACGCCGGGGATACGTTGTTCATGGGACACTACACGTATATCAACGAGGTACAGGTCATGCGCAGTATAAGCAGTGTGGTTAGCGAGATCAGGAAATACAATACCAATTACCAAGGAGCCGTGTTCTTGCTAAGAAAAGGCGACAAAATATCAGTTCGAATTCCGTTCACCAAGTCATACTTCATGAACAACCAGACCAGCTATTTTGGAGCCTTTTTAATACGTCCTATGGCTGATGTTACCGAATCACCGACTACCTCTAGTCAAGATCCTTTGTAA
- the LOC136917152 gene encoding uncharacterized protein isoform X2, with amino-acid sequence MQKSQNHVVVLPRWMLAALFVTIITLFSAFLFCVREIFVLHSRVGDQQSKITSLESVTEEIQRRIAQSNISSDDISKVESDLQVRIRRHVRSKTAPNQHCRCRKGAKGDTGQRGQRGRKGRPGAQGAPGRNGINGEKGNKGEKGDRGKPGSKGRSGAPGTMMHSADSAHIVGCGDHINPSTGTTKFHQITNWRLGHISGNMKFVSDSFLLIGTPGYYFIYSQLFYYAGDTLFMGHYTYINEVQVMRSISSVVSEIRKYNTNYQGAVFLLRKGDKISVRIPFTKSYFMNNQTSYFGAFLIRPMADVTESPTTSSQDPL; translated from the exons ATGCAGAAGAGTCAAAATCATGTCGTCGTTTTGCCACGGTGGATGTTAGCCGCACTTTTTGTAACGATAATAACTTTATTCTCAGCATTTTTGTTCTGTGTGCGGGAAATTTTTGTCCTTCATTCGCGTGTTGGTGACCAACAATCGAAGATCACATCTTTGGAATCTGTCACAGAAGAAATTCAACGTCGAATTGCACAAAGCAACATATCAAGCGATGACATCAGCAAAGTGGAG AGTGACTTACAGGTCAGGATAAGGAGACATGTCAGGTCAAAAACGGCTCCTAATCAACACTGCCGGTGTCGAAAAG GTGCCAAAGGGGACACTGGACAAAGAG GACAAAGAGGGCGCAAAGGCCGACCAGGTGCTCAAGGAGCTCCAGGAAGAAATGGAATAAATGGAGAGAAGGGAAATAAGGGTGAAAAGG GTGACCGAGGAAAGCCTGGATCAAAAGGAAGATCAG GCGCACCAGGCACAATGATGCAC TCCGCAGATTCCGCTCATATAGTTGGTTGTGGTGATCACATAAATCCGTCCACAGGTACAACAAAAT TTCATCAGATCACTAACTGGAGGCTTGGTCACATAAGCGGAAACATGAAGTTCGTCAGCGACAGTTTCCTTTTGATTGGCACCCCAGGTTACTACTTTATATACAGCCAACTGTTTTATTACGCCGGGGATACGTTGTTCATGGGACACTACACGTATATCAACGAGGTACAGGTCATGCGCAGTATAAGCAGTGTGGTTAGCGAGATCAGGAAATACAATACCAATTACCAAGGAGCCGTGTTCTTGCTAAGAAAAGGCGACAAAATATCAGTTCGAATTCCGTTCACCAAGTCATACTTCATGAACAACCAGACCAGCTATTTTGGAGCCTTTTTAATACGTCCTATGGCTGATGTTACCGAATCACCGACTACCTCTAGTCAAGATCCTTTGTAA
- the LOC136917152 gene encoding ectodysplasin-A-like isoform X4, with the protein MQKSQNHVVVLPRWMLAALFVTIITLFSAFLFCVREIFVLHSRVGDQQSKITSLESVTEEIQRRIAQSNISSDDISKVESDLQVRIRRHVRSKTAPNQHCRCRKGAKGDTGQRGQRGRKGRPGAQGAPGRNGINGEKGNKGEKGDRGKPGSKGRSGTPGAPGTMMHSADSAHIVGCGDHINPSTVHQITNWRLGHISGNMKFVSDSFLLIGTPGYYFIYSQLFYYAGDTLFMGHYTYINEVQVMRSISSVVSEIRKYNTNYQGAVFLLRKGDKISVRIPFTKSYFMNNQTSYFGAFLIRPMADVTESPTTSSQDPL; encoded by the exons ATGCAGAAGAGTCAAAATCATGTCGTCGTTTTGCCACGGTGGATGTTAGCCGCACTTTTTGTAACGATAATAACTTTATTCTCAGCATTTTTGTTCTGTGTGCGGGAAATTTTTGTCCTTCATTCGCGTGTTGGTGACCAACAATCGAAGATCACATCTTTGGAATCTGTCACAGAAGAAATTCAACGTCGAATTGCACAAAGCAACATATCAAGCGATGACATCAGCAAAGTGGAG AGTGACTTACAGGTCAGGATAAGGAGACATGTCAGGTCAAAAACGGCTCCTAATCAACACTGCCGGTGTCGAAAAG GTGCCAAAGGGGACACTGGACAAAGAG GACAAAGAGGGCGCAAAGGCCGACCAGGTGCTCAAGGAGCTCCAGGAAGAAATGGAATAAATGGAGAGAAGGGAAATAAGGGTGAAAAGG GTGACCGAGGAAAGCCTGGATCAAAAGGAAGATCAGGTACGCCAG GCGCACCAGGCACAATGATGCAC TCCGCAGATTCCGCTCATATAGTTGGTTGTGGTGATCACATAAATCCGTCCACAG TTCATCAGATCACTAACTGGAGGCTTGGTCACATAAGCGGAAACATGAAGTTCGTCAGCGACAGTTTCCTTTTGATTGGCACCCCAGGTTACTACTTTATATACAGCCAACTGTTTTATTACGCCGGGGATACGTTGTTCATGGGACACTACACGTATATCAACGAGGTACAGGTCATGCGCAGTATAAGCAGTGTGGTTAGCGAGATCAGGAAATACAATACCAATTACCAAGGAGCCGTGTTCTTGCTAAGAAAAGGCGACAAAATATCAGTTCGAATTCCGTTCACCAAGTCATACTTCATGAACAACCAGACCAGCTATTTTGGAGCCTTTTTAATACGTCCTATGGCTGATGTTACCGAATCACCGACTACCTCTAGTCAAGATCCTTTGTAA
- the LOC136917152 gene encoding ectodysplasin-A-like isoform X7, with translation MQKSQNHVVVLPRWMLAALFVTIITLFSAFLFCVREIFVLHSRVGDQQSKITSLESVTEEIQRRIAQSNISSDDISKVESDLQVRIRRHVRSKTAPNQHCRCRKGAKGDTGQRGQRGRKGRPGAQGAPGRNGINGEKGNKGDRGKPGSKGRSGTPGAPGTMMHSADSAHIVGCGDHINPSTVHQITNWRLGHISGNMKFVSDSFLLIGTPGYYFIYSQLFYYAGDTLFMGHYTYINEVQVMRSISSVVSEIRKYNTNYQGAVFLLRKGDKISVRIPFTKSYFMNNQTSYFGAFLIRPMADVTESPTTSSQDPL, from the exons ATGCAGAAGAGTCAAAATCATGTCGTCGTTTTGCCACGGTGGATGTTAGCCGCACTTTTTGTAACGATAATAACTTTATTCTCAGCATTTTTGTTCTGTGTGCGGGAAATTTTTGTCCTTCATTCGCGTGTTGGTGACCAACAATCGAAGATCACATCTTTGGAATCTGTCACAGAAGAAATTCAACGTCGAATTGCACAAAGCAACATATCAAGCGATGACATCAGCAAAGTGGAG AGTGACTTACAGGTCAGGATAAGGAGACATGTCAGGTCAAAAACGGCTCCTAATCAACACTGCCGGTGTCGAAAAG GTGCCAAAGGGGACACTGGACAAAGAG GACAAAGAGGGCGCAAAGGCCGACCAGGTGCTCAAGGAGCTCCAGGAAGAAATGGAATAAATGGAGAGAAGGGAAATAAGG GTGACCGAGGAAAGCCTGGATCAAAAGGAAGATCAGGTACGCCAG GCGCACCAGGCACAATGATGCAC TCCGCAGATTCCGCTCATATAGTTGGTTGTGGTGATCACATAAATCCGTCCACAG TTCATCAGATCACTAACTGGAGGCTTGGTCACATAAGCGGAAACATGAAGTTCGTCAGCGACAGTTTCCTTTTGATTGGCACCCCAGGTTACTACTTTATATACAGCCAACTGTTTTATTACGCCGGGGATACGTTGTTCATGGGACACTACACGTATATCAACGAGGTACAGGTCATGCGCAGTATAAGCAGTGTGGTTAGCGAGATCAGGAAATACAATACCAATTACCAAGGAGCCGTGTTCTTGCTAAGAAAAGGCGACAAAATATCAGTTCGAATTCCGTTCACCAAGTCATACTTCATGAACAACCAGACCAGCTATTTTGGAGCCTTTTTAATACGTCCTATGGCTGATGTTACCGAATCACCGACTACCTCTAGTCAAGATCCTTTGTAA